A region from the Salminus brasiliensis chromosome 22, fSalBra1.hap2, whole genome shotgun sequence genome encodes:
- the kcnk1a gene encoding potassium channel subfamily K member 1a — translation MLQCLSGAWCMRVIEGNRSTWYFVLLLLVYVLYLVFGAVVFSLVESPYEDLLRQDLGAVKLKFLQDHECLSEGRLEEFLAKALEASNYGVSVLNNTSTNYNWDFTSALFFASTVLSTTGYGHTVPLSDEGKAFCILYSVVGIPFTLLFLMAVVQRIMVFSTRRPVEYVQRRWALSKSLVAGVHAGLMAVIMVSCFFLIPAIVFSVLEENWNFLESFYFCFISLSTIGLGDYVPGEGYNQRFRQLYKVGITVYLLLGLIAMLVVLETFCELQQLKKLRKMFYLKKERTEDQLNIVDHDQFSFASVSDQTASVRDYRTDLINDSSPIAASDGSVIR, via the exons ATGCTTCAGTGTCTTTCCGGAGCCTGGTGTATGCGAGTGATAGAAGGGAACAGGTCGACGTGGTATTTTGTCCTCTTGCTGCTGGTCTATGTTTTGTACCTGGTGTTCGGGGCTGTGGTGTTCTCCTTGGTGGAATCGCCGTATGAGGACCTACTGCGACAGGATCTCGGTGCTGTGAAACTAaagttcctccaggaccatgagTGTTTGTCTGAGGGGAGGCTGGAGGAGTTTCTGGCTAAAGCTCTGGAGGCGAGCAACTACGGAGTGTCGGTGTTAAACAACACCTCGACCAACTATAACTGGGATTTCACCTCTGCCTTGTTCTTCGCCAGTACAGTCCTCTCCACGACAG GTTATGGCCACACAGTGCCTCTGTCAGATGAGGGCAAGGCCTTCTGTATCTTGTACTCGGTGGTGGGAATCCCATTCACCCTCCTGTTCCTGATGGCAGTGGTGCAAAGAATCATGGTGTTTAGTACTCGTCGGCCTGTGGAGTACGTGCAGCGCCGCTGGGCTCTGTCCAAGTCTCTGGTGGCTGGTGTACACGCAGGTTTGATGGCAGTCATCATGGTCTCCTGCTTCTTCCTCATCCCTGCCATAGTGTTCTCTGTGCTGGAGGAGAACTGGAACTTCCTAGAGTCCTTCTACTTTTGTTTCATCTCGCTTAGTACCATTGGCCTGGGTGACTACGTACCAGGAGAGGGCTACAACCAGAGGTTCAGGCAGCTCTATAAAGTGGGGATTACTG TCTACCTGCTACTGGGTCTGATTGCCATGCTGGTGGTTCTGGAGACATTCTGTGAGCTTCAGCAGTTGAAGAAGTTGAGGAAGATGTTCTACCTGAAGAAGGAGAGAACTGAAGACCAACTTAATATTGTGGATCACGATCAGTTCTCTTTCGCTTCTGTCTCTGATCAGACAGCATCAGTCAGAGATTATAGGACAGATTTAATCAATGATAGCTCCCCCATAGCAGCCAGTGATGGCTCTGTCATAAGATGA